One stretch of Halichoerus grypus chromosome 8, mHalGry1.hap1.1, whole genome shotgun sequence DNA includes these proteins:
- the SAMD15 gene encoding sterile alpha motif domain-containing protein 15: protein MAEVPECYDSGPVEGEDLGYEVVDLPTSLKVAQDAEADTMAEVGPELPVEIDQEPQPETEEKDLEEVGAPENVHLHVKPTGTSKEEIPKESERDLPSETDRGMPQKAKSETLREMGGELFKDLEVLMDDKEERDLEPPEEAKLDVTEDVLIESDKETDPELPEETETEVSGASISEKRLELPEQTILEVLEDSLKEQYEERGPEPPEQTKPEFPSEKPRKSIEEADLQPPKMTIPKEAQRKSPEEKGTEPSEQAKPEFPEGKPRETEEAGLEPPEETKPEVPQEIQRKSTEEKETEPPERTKPEFPKEKQSKSTEEAGVEPPEETKPENPEEDQRKSTEKKETEPPQQTKSEFPDQKPTKSSEETGRKSTEEKVPEPLEETKSEFPEEKSRKSIEETGLEPSEKTKPEVEEETHKESTVKKVLEPLEDTRSSEQKDKQRKSTEETGLAPPQKSKSEETVRDSTEEKGLEPKFPKKEPRKTTEETGQMPPQKTKPEVQEKTQIEETKEKDLELPDKAQLPLRIVSHTEFFKEDRPKPVKFKYSLDKDELEHSDYQTRKWSVKETKKAKRESMFGSLTISEVDSMSVSYEFPKDFKGLFEVTDINDDLYPYLSDSQRDLRESFSEKVVDLSPELKQVHKDEETQPKESAELQFEYLKWSPEKVAEWISELGFPQYKECFTTNFICGRKLIYVNCSNLPQMGITDFEDMKAISRHTRVLLGIEEPLFSRTIALPYRDNIGLFLEQKGHSGVKSDSLTFSEFVQAAGLQDYAPKTTAPEENEALHYTEP, encoded by the exons ATGGCTGAAGTCCCAGAGTGTTACGATTCCGGCCCAGTTGAAGGAGAAGATCTGGGGTATGAGGTAGTCGACCTACCAACGTCTCTTAAAGTGGCTCAAGATGCCGAAGCTGACACCATGGCAGAGGTAGGCCCGGAGCTACCTGTAGAGATTGACCAGGAACCCCAGCCAGAGACGGAGGAAAAAGACCTCGAAGAAGTGGGGGCGCCAGAAAATGTACACCTACACGTAAAACCAACCGGCACGTCCAAGGAGGAGATTCCCAAGGAGTCTGAGAGAGACCTTCCTAGTGAGACTGATCGAGGGATGCCGCAGAAGGCAAAGTCAGAGACATTgagagagatgggaggagagCTTTTCAAGGATTTGGAGGTCCTTATGGATGATAAGGAGGAGCGAGATTTAGAGCCACCGGAGGAGGCCAAATTAGATGTTACAGAGGATGTACTCATAGAgtcagataaggaaacagatccGGAGCTACCAGAGGAGACAGAGACTGAAGTTTCAGGGGCCTCAATCAGTGAGAAAAGATTAGAGTTGCCAGAACAGACCATACTGGAGGTTCTGGAGGATTCATTGAAAGAGCAATATGAAGAAAGAGGTCCAGAACCTCCGGAGCAGACCAAACCTGAATTTCCAAGTGAGAAACCAAGAAAATCAATTGAAGAGGCAGATCTACAGCCGCCAAAGATGACCATTCCAAAGGAAGCACAAAGAAAATCACCCGAGGAGAAAGGGACGGAGCCATCTGAGCAGGCCAAACCAGAGTTTCCAGAAGGGAAACCAAGAGAAACTGAAGAGGCAGGTCTAGAACCTCCAGAAGAAACTAAACCAGAGGTTCCACAGgagatacaaagaaaatcaactgaggagaaagagacagagccaCCTGAACGGACTAAACCGGAGTTTCCAAAGGAGAAACAAAGTAAGTCTACTGAGGAGGCAGGTGTAGAACCACCAGAAGAGACTAAACCAGAGAATCCAGAGGAGGACCAAAGAAAATCAActgagaagaaagagacagagccaCCTCAGCAGACCAAATCAGAGTTTCCAGATCAGAAACCAACTAAGTCTAgtgaagagacaggaagaaagtCAACTGAGGAGAAAGTTCCAGAGCCACTCGAAGAAACTAAATCAGAATTTCCTgaggaaaaatcaagaaaatcaatTGAGGAAACAGGTCTAGAGCCATCAGAAAAGACCAAACCAGAAGTTGAAGAGGAGACCCACAAAGAGTCAACTGTGAAGAAAGTTTTAGAACCACTAGAGGACACTCGATCATCAGAGCAAAAAGATAAGCAAAGAAAATCAACTGAGGAGACAGGACTGGCACCACCACAGAAGTCCAAATCAGAGGAGACAGTAAGAGACTCAACAGAAGAGAAAGGTCTAGAGCCaaagtttccaaagaaagaaccaagaaaaacAACTGAGGAAACAGGTCAAATGCCACCACAGAAGACCAAACCAGAGGTccaagagaagacacaaatagagGAAACTAAAGAGAAAGATCTAGAATTACCAGATAAAGCCCAACTACCACTAAGAATAGTGTCACATACAGAATTTTTCAAGGAAGATAGGCCAAAACCAGTCAAATTTAAGTATTCCCTAGACAAGGATGAGCTAGAACACTCTGACTATCAAACGAGAAAGTGGTcagtaaaagaaaccaagaaagctAAAAGAGAGTCTATGTTCGGGTCTCTCACAATAAGTGAAGTAGACTCAATGAGTGTAAGTTATGAGTTTCCTAAGGATTTTAAAGGACTGTTTGAGGTTACCGATATCAATGATGATTTATACCCTTACCTCTCAGACTCTCAGAGGGATTTGAGAGAGTCTTTTAGTGAAAAAGTTGTAGATTTGTCCCCAGAGTTGAAACAGGTACACAAAGATGAAGAAACCCAGCCAAAAGAAAGTGCTGAGCTACAATTTGAGTATCTTAAATGGAGCCCAGAGAAAGTTGCAGAGTGGATTAGTGAGCTAGGATTCCCTCAATACAAG GAATGTTTTACCACAAACTTCATCTGTGGTCGAAAGCTCATTTACGTAAACTGTTCAAACCTCCCTCAGATGGGGATAACTGATTTTGAGGATATGAAG
- the LOC118530721 gene encoding large ribosomal subunit protein eL37-like — MTKGTASSGKCCNKTCTLCHHCGSKAYHLWKSTCGQMCYPAKRKRKYNWSAKAKRQNTTGAGQMRKLKIVYPRFRPGFHEGTSPKPKRAAVQHPVLPKDFNN; from the coding sequence ATGACAAAGGGGACAGCATCATCTGGAAAGTGTTGCAATAAGACGTGCACATTGTGCCACCACTGTGGTTCTAAGGCCTACCACCTTTGGAAGTCGACCTGTGGGCAAATGTGCTATCCTgccaagaggaagagaaagtataACTGGAGTGCCAAGGCTAAAAGACAAAATACCACTGGGGCTGGTCAAATGAGGAAGCTAAAAATTGTATACCCCAGATTCAGGCCTGGATTCCATGAAGGAACATCACCTAAACCCAAGAGGGCAGCTGTTCAGCACCCAGTTCTTCCTAAGGATTTCAACAATTAA